A genomic region of Carettochelys insculpta isolate YL-2023 chromosome 7, ASM3395843v1, whole genome shotgun sequence contains the following coding sequences:
- the LRRC18 gene encoding leucine-rich repeat-containing protein 18, with the protein MAKAKGPKGKKITLKVAKNSIKITFDGRRRLDLSKMGITTFPKCILKLADVDELDLSRNMIKKIPDFIEKFQNLRWLDLHSNQIEKLPETIGMLQNLFYLNICNNKLTSKSLPVELSQLKNLRTLNLGLNQIDNIPTTLGALKELQEVGLFDNYLTTIPPSVAKLPKLKKLNVKRNPFPQPTEEELFKDTIKRMEALYLVDEKDLCSPCLKKCQEERDKLNKLKNVVPSSLRKPNFSALMTPNSTAKENQAEWR; encoded by the coding sequence ATGGCCAAAGCAAAAGGCCCCAAAGGGAAAAAGATCACCTTGAAAGTCGCCAAAAACTCCATCAAGATCACATTTGATGGGCGCCGTCGCCTCGACCTGAGCAAGATGGGCATCACCACCTTCCCCAAGTGTATCCTCAAACTGGCCGATGTGGATGAGCTGGATCTGAGCAGGAACATGATCAAGAAAATCCCAGACTTCATCGAGAAGTTCCAAAACCTGCGCTGGCTGGACTTGCACAGCAACCAGATTGAAAAGCTGCCGGAGACCATCGGCATGCTCCAGAACCTCTTCTACCTCAACATCTGCAACAACAAGCTCACCTCGAAGAGCCTGccggtggagctgagccagctgaaGAACCTGCGCACCCTCAACCTCGGCTTGAACCAGATCGACAACATCCCCACTACGCTGGGGGCCCTGAAGGAGCTCCAGGAAGTGGGCCTGTTTGACAACTACTTGACCACCATCCCCCCCAGCGTGGCCAAGCTCCCCAAGCTCAAGAAGTTGAATGTGAAGCggaaccccttcccccagccgaCGGAGGAGGAGCTGTTCAAGGACACCATCAAGCGCATGGAGGCCCTGTATTTGGTGGATGAGAAGGACCTGTGTAGCCCCTGTCTGAAGAAGTGTCAGGAGGAGAGGGACAAGCTGAACAAGCTGAAGAACGTGGTGCCCTCCTCTCTGAGAAAGCCAAACTTTTCTGCCCTCATGACGCCCAACTCCACAGCAAAGGAGAACCAGGCGGAGTGGCGGTGA